A window of the Brassica oleracea var. oleracea cultivar TO1000 chromosome C1, BOL, whole genome shotgun sequence genome harbors these coding sequences:
- the LOC106300885 gene encoding uncharacterized protein LOC106300885, whose product MGNCLRHDNGFAGKEKDDLEPELPVELLEEGKGSSGEEGGSERSTQKESKVVRIKVVVTKGELRQILGHKKGTNSIQHLAHVLKDSGRNISRAYEEEEEQGDENWRPTLESIPENHY is encoded by the coding sequence ATGGGGAACTGCCTGAGACACGACAATGGCTTTGCTGGAAAAGAAAAGGACGATCTCGAACCCGAGCTCCCGGTTGAGTTATTGGAAGAAGGTAAAGGGAGTAGCGGTGAGGAAGGAGGAAGTGAAAGATCAACACAAAAAGAGTCTAAGGTGGTGAGGATCAAAGTAGTGGTGACAAAAGGAGAACTTAGACAAATCTTGGGCCACAAGAAAGGTACCAATTCCATTCAACACTTAGCTCACGTTCTTAAAGATAGTGGCCGAAACATCTCCAGGGCTTATGAAGAAGAAGAAGAACAAGGTGATGAAAATTGGAGGCCTACGTTAGAAAGTATTCCTGAGAATCATTATTGA